A window of the Tunturibacter empetritectus genome harbors these coding sequences:
- a CDS encoding CsbD family protein yields MKGLPWILVGMGIGIAATYVLFFDQLSDKPEPAYDIGYDGFTDAARKTFAWGTKKQAEGKVGSFAGAIKQGVGNLTGNQNLADEGAADRVVGNVKDVAGRIGEAVGQTIHELN; encoded by the coding sequence ATGAAAGGACTCCCTTGGATTCTGGTCGGCATGGGAATTGGCATCGCCGCAACGTATGTGCTGTTCTTCGATCAACTCTCGGACAAACCCGAGCCAGCCTACGACATCGGTTATGACGGATTTACCGATGCCGCCCGTAAGACCTTCGCCTGGGGCACAAAGAAACAGGCCGAGGGCAAGGTCGGCTCCTTCGCCGGAGCCATCAAGCAAGGCGTTGGCAATCTCACCGGCAACCAGAATCTCGCTGACGAAGGCGCAGCAGACCGCGTCGTAGGCAACGTTAAAGACGTTGCAGGACGCATCGGCGAAGCCGTCGGACAAACCATCCACGAATTGAACTAA
- a CDS encoding DUF3606 domain-containing protein produces the protein MSHPDPARPHEHEEVEKSKARTPHAEHVEPEKGPHDPKEINPKMSSDIHYWAKEFGVTGDALHEAIRVHGTHVDKVRAALQHHKS, from the coding sequence ATGTCTCATCCAGATCCGGCACGGCCGCATGAACACGAAGAAGTTGAGAAGTCCAAAGCTCGCACGCCTCACGCGGAGCATGTTGAGCCAGAGAAGGGTCCGCATGACCCGAAGGAGATCAATCCGAAGATGTCGTCCGATATTCACTACTGGGCGAAGGAGTTTGGAGTGACGGGAGACGCGCTGCATGAGGCGATTCGCGTGCATGGGACGCATGTGGATAAGGTTCGTGCGGCGCTGCAGCATCACAAGAGCTAA